A DNA window from Salvelinus namaycush isolate Seneca chromosome 30, SaNama_1.0, whole genome shotgun sequence contains the following coding sequences:
- the LOC120025109 gene encoding semaphorin-7A-like: protein MCPLALFAVFLGHMLFSLKASTLTHKPRVTLTDKDVSFLRIQLSGNNSHIELLQGPQDNIVYATGHKNLFRTNFHSSNTSRMSPVFREGCRSNDSTSPDCHYNITVLHMTKDPNQLFLCGTNGQQHTLCCYMNPSDDPFNCTPSKGIQYIGQHINEREPSLLIGSSGVEEFYTTHSGTEGSVGINKFGKNRIWTEMDSGTEQRYVSLVASEQREDRLQDRLYAFYIEKNRDPRLDSDLWVPRVAQVCMADRGGPKGYLQFRWTSKLSARLFCGDHDSRLSFTQLVDVNSVLAERWQDTRVYALFRNGWGMSAVCVYTVEDIDRIFNTSNFKGHTGSVPSPRPGECVKDSTKLPMEVLKMVDKVSEMEEWVTSRPLLVTHHYYHHICVDRVQGKGNVLFLSLGNGGIHKVLERDGHAFIIAELQPFNYRAHILSMMLHSSTGKLYVGSSRELVQIDLGSCEQYGAQCEDCVLARDPYCGWDGHHCTTATNNTIQDVENGNHQVCSNISRGVTASKVYFLRSSVGAADGIRVSQSSKYFLHCPTLSSHAEYSWRHHGNTTARPCISTGSEHQCLLLIESMGPEQQGTYSCVSEERGYHRTLVQYQLQLDSGATGLASHHLPCPGLGLVLTLVLTLLC from the exons ATGTGTCCGCTCGCGCTCTTTGCCGTCTTTTTAGGACACATGTTATTTTCGTTGAAAGCTTCGACCCTTACCCACAAACCGAGAGTGACATTGACAGACAAAG ATGTGAGCTTCCTAAGAATCCAACTGTCTGGGAATAACAGCCACATAGAGCTCCTACAGGGCCCTCAGGACAACATAGTATATGCTACAGGCCACAAAAACCTGTTCCGGACAAACTTCCACAGTTCTAATACCTCTAGAATG AGTCCTGTGTTTCGAGAGGGATGTAGAAGTAATGATTCCACATCACCA GACTGTCACTATAACATCACTGTTTTACACATGACTAAAGATCCAAACCAACTGTTCCTGTGTGGAACCAATGGACAACAACACACATTGTGCTGTTACATG AACCCATCAGACGACCCGTTTAACTGCACTCCATCCAAGGGCATCCAATACATTGGTCAACACATAAATGAAAGAGAGCCGTCGCTCCTCATTG GTTCTTCTGGGGTAGAGGAGTTCTACACCACTCACTCAGGTACAGAGGGTTCCGTGGGGATCAACAAGTTTGGGAAGAACAGGATATGGACAGAAATGGACAGTGGAACAG AACAGAGATATGTGAGTTTGGTGGCTAGCGAGCAGAGAGAGGATCGTCTGCAGGACAGACTATATGCTTTCTACATAGAGAAGAACCGAGACCCGCGTTTGGACTCTGATCTCTGGGTTCCTCGGGTTGCTCAAGTCTGCATG GCCGATCGTGGAGGACCTAAGGGCTATCTGCAGTTCAGGTGGACCTCCAAGCTGAGTGCCAGGCTCTTCTGTGGAGACCATGACAGCAGGCTGTCCTTCACCCAGCTAGTGGACGTGAACAGTGTTCTGGCAGAGAGGTGGCAGGATACCAGGGTCTATGCACTCTTCAGGAATGGCTG GGGTATGAGTGCTGTATGTGTCTACACCGTAGAAGATATTGACCGCATCTTTAATACCTCCAACTTCAAGGGACACACGGGGTCCGTTCCAAGCCCACGACCTGGGGAG TGTGTTAAAGACAGTACTAAACTCCCCATGGAAGTCCTGAAGATGGTGGACAAGGTTTcagagatggaggagtgggtcACCAGTAGGCCTCTCCTGGTCACTCACCACTATTATCACCACATCTGCGTGGACAGAGTCCAAGGAAAGGGGAATGTACTGTTTCTGTCTCTAG GGAATGGAGGGATTCATAAGGTTCTGGAGAGGGATGGTCATGCCTTCATCATCGCTGAGTTACAACCTTTTAACTACAGAGCACACATCCTCAGTATGATGTTGCACTCCTCCACG gggaaGCTGTATGTGGGCTCCAGCAGAGAGCTGGTTCAGATTGACCTGGGCAGCTGTGAGCAGTATGGAGCCCAGTGTGAAGACTGTGTCCTGGCCAGAGACCCTTACTGTGGCTGGGACGGCCATCACTGCACCACAGCTACAAA TAATACAATTCAGGATGTGGAGAACGGGAACCATCAGGTATGCAGCAACATATCCAGAGGAGTTACTGCAAGTAAAG TTTACTTTCTAAGGTCATCAGTTGGCGCTGCAGATGGAATCAGAGTTTCTCAATCTTCAAAGTACTTCCTCCATTGCCCAACCTTGTCCAGCCACGCTGAGTACAGCTGGAGGCACCATGGCAACACCACAGCAAGACCGTGCATCTCCACAGGGTCAGAGCACCAGTGTCTCCTGCTAATAGAGAGCATGGGCCCTGAGCAGCAGGGAACATACAGCTGTGTGTCTGAGGAGAGGGGCTACCACCGGACTCTGGTGCAGTACCAGTTACAGCTGGACAGTGGGGCCACAGGCCTGGCCTCTCACCACCTGCCCTGTCCTGGTCTGGGTCTGGTACTAACACTGGTCCTGACTTTGCTCTGTTAG